One part of the Lotus japonicus ecotype B-129 chromosome 2, LjGifu_v1.2 genome encodes these proteins:
- the LOC130739188 gene encoding uncharacterized protein LOC130739188 isoform X2, translating to MPGSANSMLSTHDVSEANKLINELTQSHLTSIESQKLIAQYMSALDAEVTHHKFYPQLNQFHPLHFFTSPDSGLISENISCSLLGVNTVGIVRAPRGDGKEAIVLVTPINSKKVGPGEALSLGIAYSVFSLLSRVTWLAKDVVWLVADSQYGEYSAVAAWLTEYQAPVSRGIGIVNSEQCNGSNTIDEYDGFRRAGTMAAALVIKVAEQGNHIEDSINIYAEASNGQMPNLDLINIVNYLAVHKQGLRMKVKKMWSLLGSRWLNTLGVIFESLGHIARSLDPKWKFSIPAAEYVEGAATLASSLYYQGLGVPTGPHGAFRDYQVDAITLEILPKVSPAKMIRRNDFMLRGGRLIEGIIRSINNLLEKFHQSFFLYLLTSPSKFVSVGVYMIPFALLVAPLPIVAASLHADANKSTPLATPASEVDVNRKSWKWLNSARKVLVIHLWGAVVSLLPYFLCQIPNTTATTNFITWGLLSAFSLVILSLILGSPIFETAASQPEKSEWASLKSVTISTTFIGLSLMSVINFATAEIGALLIVPICLMARPLRLDVQARSLRTLLRAICNLALGFIGFPPVAYVLMKGTFEGFHGTNVGDYWNWVESLWTWNSATYLYVGVVHLPCWALCVHILFHHC from the exons TGAAAGTCAAAAACTTATTGCACAGTATATGTCAGCCTTGGATGCTGAAGTTACTCATCACAAGTTCTATCCTCAATTGAATCAGTTCCATCCGCTGCACTTTTTTACCAGTCCTGATTCAGGCTTAATCTCAGAAAATATAAGCTGTTCCTTGCTAGGGGTGAACACTGTTGGAATTGTTAGAGCGCCACGTGGGGATGGCAAGGAAGCTATTGTCTTGGTAACACCTATCAATTCGAAGAAAGTTGGTCCAGGGGAGGCTTTGTCTTTGGGCATTGCTTACTCAGTGTTCTCACTGCTTTCGCGAGTTACTTGGCTGGCGAAGGACGTTGTATGGCTTGTGGCTGATTCTCAATATGGAGAGTATTCTGCTGTGGCTGCTTGGCTAACAGAATATCAGGCCCCTGTTTCTCGTGGAATTGGCATAGTTAATAGTGAACAGTGTAATGGCAGCAACACCATTGATGAATATGACGGGTTTAGACGTGCTGGAACTATGGCTGCAGCTCTTGTAATTAAGGTTGCAGAGCAAGGTAACCATATTGAAGACAGTATTAATATTTATGCTGAGGCGTCCAATGGCCAGATGCCGAACCTCGACCTCATCAATATTGTAAATTATCTAGCGGTGCATAAACAGGGTTTGCGGATGAAAGTGAAGAAGATGTGGTCTCTACTTGGATCCAGGTGGCTCAATACTTTAGGTGTTATATTTGAATCTTTGGGACATATTGCTAGAAGCTTAGATCCTAAATGGAAATTCAGTATTCCTGCTGCTGAATATGTTGAGGGCGCTGCTACCCTGGCAAGTTCATTGTATTACCAG GGTTTGGGTGTTCCCACTGGTCCTCATGGTGCCTTCCGTGACTATCAAGTTGATGCAATTACTCTGGAAATTCTTCCAAAAGTTTCTCCTGCTAAAATGATCAGGCGTAATGATTTCATGCTCCGTGGCGGAAG GTTGATTGAAGGAATCATACGCTCAATAAACAACCTTCTTGAGAAGTTTCATCAATCGTTCTTTTTGTACCTCTTGACATCCCCTAGTAAGTTTGTGTCGGTTGGCGTTTACATGATTCCATTTGCATTACTTGTTGCGCCGCTTCCAATAGTTGCGGCTTCCCTCCATGCTGATGCTAATAAATCCACTCCCCTAGCCACACCTGCCTCTGAAGTTGATGTCAACCGCAAATCTTGGAAATGGCTGAACTCAGCCAGAAAGGTCTTGGTCATTCATTTATGGGGTGCTGTTGTCTCCTTACTCCCATATTTCCTATGCCAAATACCCAATACCACGGCAACAACAAACTTTATAACATGGGGTTTGCTATCAGCTTTTAGTCTCGTAATTCTGTCCTTGATATTGGGCTCTCCAATTTTTGAAACTGCAGCATCTCAACCTGAGAAAAGTGAATGGGCTAGCTTAAAGTCTGTAACCATATCAACCACTTTCATTGGTTTATCTCTCATGTCAGTCATTAACTTTGCTACAGCAGAAATCGGGGCTTTACTCATCGTCCCGATTTGTCTAATGGCTCGACCATTGAGGCTTGATGTTCAAGCTAGGAGCTTGAGAACCTTACTAAGGGCCATTTGTAATCTTGCTTTAGGTTTTATTGGGTTTCCGCCAGTTGCATATGTTCTAATGAAAGGCACGTTTGAAGGTTTTCATGGTACTAATGTTGGTGACTATTGGAATTGGGTGGAATCCCTTTGGACATGGAACAGTGCCACTTACCTCTACGTAGGTGTTGTTCATCTGCCATGCTGGGCACTGTGTGTTCACATTTTATTTCATCATTGTTGA